In Drosophila nasuta strain 15112-1781.00 chromosome 2R, ASM2355853v1, whole genome shotgun sequence, a single genomic region encodes these proteins:
- the LOC132784911 gene encoding esterase B1-like isoform X2 has protein sequence MIMGLMEGSEDCLYLNVYAKSMESAKPLPVMVWIYGGGFQKGEASRDLYSPDYFMKQPVILVTINYRLGALGFLSLKDPKLDVPGNAGLKDQVQALRWISQNIAHFNGDPNNITLFGESAGAASTHIMMTTEQTRGLFHKAILQSGCALSAWADTPDRNWAYRLAQQMGYKGSQADADVLRYLSKASARQIASVDQDVVTQDEMRSFYLFAFGPVVEPYETSHCVVPKPHKDMLTSAWGNSIPVIVGGNSFEGLFSYQLVRNDPWVMTHFDNIIPNEVSEACTPEQLQQLVRRLKQVYFGDEKRERMELLEALYIFSHRQIWHDLHRMVMARLSYAPSSATYLYRFDFDSSHFNQFRWLVCGNRVRGVSHADELSYLFYNVLATKLNKSSEEYITIERMVAMWTAFAANSDPNCYVTDSAKWSKVEPTSNGAHNCYNISNDMEMMALPEAKALAVWDTFYERESLY, from the exons ATGATAATGGGCCTGATGGAGGGCTCGGAGGATTGCCTGTATCTTAATGTATACGCGAAGAGCATGGAGTCCGCAAAGCCGCTGCCCGTCATGGTTTGGATCTATGGCGGTGGCTTTCAAAAGGGCGAAGCTTCTAGAGATCTCTACAGTCCCGACTATTTCATGAAACAGCCGGTTATTCTTGTGACCATTAACTATCGTCTTGGCGCTCTGG GTTTCCTCAGTCTGAAAGATCCCAAACTGGATGTGCCGGGCAACGCTGGCCTCAAAGATCAGGTGCAGGCATTGCGATGGATCAGCCAGAATATAGCACACTTCAACGGCGATCCCAACAACATAACACTGTTCGGCGAGAGTGCTGGTGCTGCTTCTACGCACATTATGATGACCACCGAGCAAACGCGAGGTCTTTTCCATAAGGCCATATTGCAATCGGGCTGTGCATTGTCCGCCTGGGCAGATACTCCAGATCGCAACTGGGCGTATCGTCTGGCCCAGCAGATGGGATACAAGGGTAGCCAGGCGGATGCAGATGTGCTGCGGTATCTGAGCAAGGCATCTGCACGGCAAATTGCTTCCGTTGATCAGGATGTCGTCACGCAGGATGAGATGCGCAGCTTTTATCTGTTCGCCTTTGGGCCCGTCGTGGAGCCATACGAGACTTCACATTGTGTGGTCCCAAAGCCACACAAAGATATGCTGACCAGTGCCTGGGGCAACAGCATTCCAGTTATCGTAGGCGGCAACTCTTTTGAGGGTCTGTTCTCTTATCAGCTCGTGCGCAACGATCCGTGGGTCATGACTCACTTTGATAACATAATACCGAATGAAGTGAGCGAAGCTTGCACACcggagcaactgcagcagctaGTGCGTCGGCTGAAGCAGGTATACTTTGGAGATGAGAAGCGGGAACGCATGGAGCTGCTTGAAGCCCTTTATATATTCTCGCATAGACAAATCTGGCATGACCTTCATCGAATGGTGATGGCGCGACTCAGCTATGCGCCATCCTCAGCAACGTATTTGTACCGCTTTGACTTCGATTCTTCGCACTTCAATCAGTTTCGCTGGCTCGTCTGTGGCAATCGGGTGCGAGGGGTTTCCCATGCTGACGAGCTCTCCTATCTATTCTATAATGTGCTGGCTACTAAACTGAACAAATCGTCAGAAGAATATATCACAATCGAGCGAATGGTGGCCATGTGGACAGCTTTTGCTGCCAATAGTGATCCAAATTGCTATGTCACAGATTCGGCGAAGTGGTCTAAAGTGGAGCCAACTTCGAATGGAGCTCACAATTGCTACAATATCAGCAATGATATGGAAATGATGGCACTGCCTGAGGCCAAAGCGTTAGCGGTCTGGGATACTTTCTATGAACGAGAGTCCCTTTACTAA
- the LOC132784917 gene encoding esterase B1 isoform X1 produces the protein MSSPKPETTVKTKSGTIAGSQCTSIYGDDYISFECIPYAQPPLGALRFKAPVPVQPWKKTLMCRQKGEKPLQFNQYTKQLEGIENCLYLNVYVKSMKTEKPLPLIVFFFGGGFEKGDSSRDLHSPDYFMMRDVVVATVSYRVGPLGFLSLENPAAGVPGNAGLKDQLLAMKWITQNAASFNADPANVTAFGESAGAASVHYLMLNPNAAGLFHKAIMQSGNALCSWSLCPIPNLGRRLAENLGMKHVQQASDTKVLEFLQSVPGDKLVTPYLLSQAENLDDCVFQFGPVVEPYSSEDCVLLKPPIELVETAWGNSIPVLMSGTSFEGLLMYARVQLAPYLLTSLKGQPQHMLPLELKRSLPQALALTLGKRLRLLHFGDRPMDLQKDSVVAYCEYASYKVFWHPIMRTIKARLRASAAPTYLYRFDFDSSTFNHQRRKYCGDQLRGVAHIDDHSYIWYGDFSWKLDKHTAEFQTIERMIDILTTFAATSNPNCGSVQSSLPKNTHWPPLSKKFIVCLNISEEMKIIDLPEINKLKVWDSVYKAQA, from the exons ATGAGCAG CCCAAAGCCTGAAACCACCGTTAAGACCAAAAGTGGCACCATCGCTGGCAGCCAATGTACGAGCATCTATGGCGATGATTACATCAGCTTTGAGTGCATTCCATATGCACAGCCACCGCTGGGAGCACTCAGATTCAAAGCTCCGGTGCCAGTGCAGCCCTGGAAGAAGACGCTGATGTGCCGGCAAAAAGGCGAGAAACCACTGCAATTTAATCAATACACAAAACAGCTGGAGGGCATTGAGAACTGCCTGTATCTAAATGTGTACGTCAAGTCT ATGAAGACGGAGAAACCCTTGCCGTTGATTGTGTTCTTCTTTGGCGGCGGCTTTGAAAAGGGCGATTCCTCACGAGACTTGCACAGTCCGGACTATTTTATGATGCGCGATGTCGTTGTCGCTACGGTGTCGTATCGTGTGGGACCTTTAGGCTTTCTTAGCCTTGAGAATCCAGCTGCTGGTGTCCCTGGCAATGCGGGTCTAAAGGATCAACTTCTTGCCATGAAATGGATCACGCAGAATGCAGCCAGTTTCAATGCGGATCCCGCAAATGTAACCGCATTTGGCGAGAGTGCTGGCGCCGCCTCGGTGCACTATCTAATGCTGAATCCCAATGCCGCTGGACTCTTTCACAAGGCCATCATGCAGTCTGGAAATGCGCTGTGTTCCTGGTCTCTGTGTCCAATACCCAATTTGGGTCGTCGTCTCGCTGAGAACTTGGGAATGAAGCATGTGCAACAGGCATCGGACACAAAAGTGTTGGAATTTCTGCAGAGCGTGCCTGGTGACAAACTAGTGACACCGTATCTACTCAGTCAAGCCGAAAACTTAGACGATTGTGTCTTCCAGTTTGGCCCTGTGGTCGAACCTTATAGCAGCGAGGACTGCGTGCTGCTCAAGCCTCCCATTGAATTGGTGGAAACAGCTTGGGGCAATAGCATTCCAGTTCTAATGAGTGGCACCTCGTTTGAGGGTCTTCTCATGTACGCCCGCGTCCAATTGGCGCCTTATCTGCTTACCAGTCTCAAAGGTCAACCGCAGCATATGTTGCCACTGGAGCTGAAGCGTTCGTTGCCCCAGGCATTAGCGCTAACGCTAGGCAAGCGGCTGAGGCTGCTGCACTTTGGAGACAGGCCCATGGATTTACAAAAAGACAGTGTCGTTGCCTATTGTGAG TATGCTAGTTACAAGGTCTTTTGGCATCCTATTATGCGGACTATCAAGGCACGTCTTCGAGCTTCTGCGGCACCCACATATCTATATCGCTTTGACTTTGATTCATCCACATTCAATCATCAGAGACGCAAGTATTGCGGTGATCAATTGCGCGGAGTAGCCCATATTGATGATCATTCTTATATTTGGTACGGCGACTTCTCGTGGAAATTGGACAAACATACAGCCGAGTTTCAAACCATTGAACGTATGATTGATATTCTAACCACATTTGCGGCCACATCAAATCCGAATTGCGGTAGTGTTCAATCGAGTTTACCCAAGAACACCCATTGGCCACCGTTGTCTAAGAAGTTCATTGTCTGCCTTAATATTTCGGAGGAAATGAAAATCATCGATCTTCCCGAGATCAATAAGTTAAAGGTCTGGGATAGTGTCTACAAAGCTCAGGCATAA
- the LOC132784910 gene encoding LOW QUALITY PROTEIN: esterase B1-like (The sequence of the model RefSeq protein was modified relative to this genomic sequence to represent the inferred CDS: deleted 1 base in 1 codon), with protein MSLEVDMSLFDIFRISCQFIRHKIEQYSRGTSTTTIINTQFGQVRGRQRITLHNDQELYFAFEGIPFAKPPLGDLRFRAPQPPECWEGVRDCTYPRSKPTQMYCILNIAHGSEDCLHLNVYTKKLSSEKPLPVMVWIYSGGFQVGEASKDMHGPDYFMQKDIVLVTFNHRLGALGFLSLSDPDLNVPGNAGLKDQVMALRWIHKNIINFNGDSNNITLMGMSSGAASVQIMMTTEQTRGLFHKAILMSGSSLCHWANDMKYNWPYRLACYLGYKGTNNDKNVLHFLQGASSTQLARCNAILSQEEKRDYLLFPFVPTVESYITEGCVISEPNVNTLSKAWGNEIPVIIGSTSFEGLFSYQYVKRDYTHFLSDFKTMIPREVRETCNQEQLEDHIKQLKLHSFKDASRDCMEFNECLELLSMKHFRHAVHRTALARLAYAPRMPTYLYRFDFDSPTFNFFRLLLCGPDQRGAAHADDFFYMFYGVPAFKVNYTSPEYQTIEHIINMWTTFSTHGNPNYGQTAPITWEPLKPYVPQMCLNIGRRLEFIELPEAKELKLWDSFYDNINLF; from the exons ATGAGTTTGGAAGTGGATATGAGTCTGTTCGACATTTTTAGGATATCTTGCCA ATTTATACGCCATAAGATCGAGCAATACTCTCGTGGCACCAGCACGACGACTATTATTAATACGCAGTTTGGACAAGTGCGGGGCAGACAACGTATCACCCTCCATAATGATCAGGAATTGTACTTTGCCTTCGAAGGAATCCCCTTTGCCAAGCCCCCATTAGGAGATCTGCGGTTCCGCGCTCCACAACCACCAGAATGCTGGGAGGGTGTCAGAGATTGCACTTATCCACGCTCAAAACCGACGCAGatgtattgtatattaaatattgcacATGGCTCTGAAGATTGTCTTCATCTCAATGTGTACACTAAGAAGCTATCGTCTGAGAAGCCTCTGCCAGTAATGGTTTGGATTTATAGTGGAGGATTTCAGGTGGGCGAAGCTTCTAAAGATATGCACGGTCCGgattattttatgcaa aaagACATTGTCTTGGTTACATTTAACCACAGGTTGGGAGCCTTAG GTTTCCTCAGCCTATCGGATCCCGATTTGAATGTACCAGGCAATGCCGGACTTAAGGATCAAGTGATGGCTCTTCGTTGGATACACAAGAATATTATCAACTTCAATGGCGATTCAAACAACATTACGCTAATGGGCATGAGCTCGGGTGCTGCCTCAGTGCAAATTATGATGACTACGGAACAGACACGAGGCCTCTTTCACAAGGCAATCCTGATGTCCGGTTCATCATTGTGCCACTGGGCCAACGATATGAAGTACAACTGGCCATATAGACTTGCCTGTTACCTTGGCTATAAGGGCACCAACAATGACAAAAACGTCTTGCACTTCTTGCAGGGTGCTTCAAGTACACAATTAGCCAGATGCAATGCCATCTTGAGCCAGGAAGAGAAACGAGACTACCTTCTATTTCCATTTGTGCCGACTGTAGAGTCATATATCACTGAAGGGTGTGTGATATCAGAGCCCAATGTGAATACACTTTCAAAGGCCTGGGGCAATGAAATTCCCGTTATCATTGGCAGCACCTCATTTGAGGGCTTGTTCTCTTATCAGTATGTTAAGCGAGATTACACGCACTTTTTGTCAGATTTCAAGACTATGATACCTCGAGAGGTAAGGGAAACCTGCAACCAAGAGCAATTAGAGGATCATATCAAGCAACTCAAACTGCATAGCTTTAAGGATGCTTCGCGGGATTGCATGGAATTCAACGAATGCCTGGAATTGCTTTCCATGAAGCACTTTAGACATGCAGTTCATCGTACTGCGCTCGCTAGATTGGCCTATGCTCCCAGAATGCCAACTTACCTTTATCGCTTTGACTTTGATTCACCTACGTTCAATTTTTTTCGGCTTCTTCTCTGTGGTCCCGATCAGAGAGGTGCTGCACATGCCGATGATTTCTTCTATATGTTCTACGGTGTTCCAGCATTCAAAGTGAATTACACCTCTCCAGAATACCAAACCATCGAACATATTATCAATATGTGGACTACGTTTTCAACACATGGAAATCCCAATTATGGTCAGACTGCGCCAATCACTTGGGAGCCTCTTAAGCCATATGTTCCTCAGATGTGCCTAAATATTGGTAGGCGCTTAGAGTTTATTGAGCTACCTGAAGCAAAGGAATTGAAGCTATGGGACAGCTTCTATgacaatataaatttgttctGA
- the LOC132784911 gene encoding esterase B1-like isoform X1 codes for MEVHVGFPKLLQMGAKFVGHKVQQYRLSTSNTFIVETKYGRVRGLQRKTIYDGELYYAFEGIPYAKPPLGDLRFRAPQPPESWDGVRNCTTYNEKPLQRNMIMGLMEGSEDCLYLNVYAKSMESAKPLPVMVWIYGGGFQKGEASRDLYSPDYFMKQPVILVTINYRLGALGFLSLKDPKLDVPGNAGLKDQVQALRWISQNIAHFNGDPNNITLFGESAGAASTHIMMTTEQTRGLFHKAILQSGCALSAWADTPDRNWAYRLAQQMGYKGSQADADVLRYLSKASARQIASVDQDVVTQDEMRSFYLFAFGPVVEPYETSHCVVPKPHKDMLTSAWGNSIPVIVGGNSFEGLFSYQLVRNDPWVMTHFDNIIPNEVSEACTPEQLQQLVRRLKQVYFGDEKRERMELLEALYIFSHRQIWHDLHRMVMARLSYAPSSATYLYRFDFDSSHFNQFRWLVCGNRVRGVSHADELSYLFYNVLATKLNKSSEEYITIERMVAMWTAFAANSDPNCYVTDSAKWSKVEPTSNGAHNCYNISNDMEMMALPEAKALAVWDTFYERESLY; via the exons atggaagTGCACGTTGGATTTCCGAAGCTGCTGCAGATGGGCGCCAA ATTCGTCGGCCATAAGGTACAGCAATATCGCTTGTCTACTAGTAATACATTCATTGTGGAAACGAAATACGGTCGAGTGCGAGGCCTCCAGCGGAAGACCATCTACGATGGAGAGCTTTACTACGCCTTTGAGGGGATTCCCTATGCCAAGCCCCCGCTGGGTGATTTGCGTTTCCGCGCACCACAACCACCGGAGTCTTGGGATGGAGTCCGCAACTGCACCACGTACAATGAGAAGCCATTACAACGGAACATGATAATGGGCCTGATGGAGGGCTCGGAGGATTGCCTGTATCTTAATGTATACGCGAAGAGCATGGAGTCCGCAAAGCCGCTGCCCGTCATGGTTTGGATCTATGGCGGTGGCTTTCAAAAGGGCGAAGCTTCTAGAGATCTCTACAGTCCCGACTATTTCATGAAACAGCCGGTTATTCTTGTGACCATTAACTATCGTCTTGGCGCTCTGG GTTTCCTCAGTCTGAAAGATCCCAAACTGGATGTGCCGGGCAACGCTGGCCTCAAAGATCAGGTGCAGGCATTGCGATGGATCAGCCAGAATATAGCACACTTCAACGGCGATCCCAACAACATAACACTGTTCGGCGAGAGTGCTGGTGCTGCTTCTACGCACATTATGATGACCACCGAGCAAACGCGAGGTCTTTTCCATAAGGCCATATTGCAATCGGGCTGTGCATTGTCCGCCTGGGCAGATACTCCAGATCGCAACTGGGCGTATCGTCTGGCCCAGCAGATGGGATACAAGGGTAGCCAGGCGGATGCAGATGTGCTGCGGTATCTGAGCAAGGCATCTGCACGGCAAATTGCTTCCGTTGATCAGGATGTCGTCACGCAGGATGAGATGCGCAGCTTTTATCTGTTCGCCTTTGGGCCCGTCGTGGAGCCATACGAGACTTCACATTGTGTGGTCCCAAAGCCACACAAAGATATGCTGACCAGTGCCTGGGGCAACAGCATTCCAGTTATCGTAGGCGGCAACTCTTTTGAGGGTCTGTTCTCTTATCAGCTCGTGCGCAACGATCCGTGGGTCATGACTCACTTTGATAACATAATACCGAATGAAGTGAGCGAAGCTTGCACACcggagcaactgcagcagctaGTGCGTCGGCTGAAGCAGGTATACTTTGGAGATGAGAAGCGGGAACGCATGGAGCTGCTTGAAGCCCTTTATATATTCTCGCATAGACAAATCTGGCATGACCTTCATCGAATGGTGATGGCGCGACTCAGCTATGCGCCATCCTCAGCAACGTATTTGTACCGCTTTGACTTCGATTCTTCGCACTTCAATCAGTTTCGCTGGCTCGTCTGTGGCAATCGGGTGCGAGGGGTTTCCCATGCTGACGAGCTCTCCTATCTATTCTATAATGTGCTGGCTACTAAACTGAACAAATCGTCAGAAGAATATATCACAATCGAGCGAATGGTGGCCATGTGGACAGCTTTTGCTGCCAATAGTGATCCAAATTGCTATGTCACAGATTCGGCGAAGTGGTCTAAAGTGGAGCCAACTTCGAATGGAGCTCACAATTGCTACAATATCAGCAATGATATGGAAATGATGGCACTGCCTGAGGCCAAAGCGTTAGCGGTCTGGGATACTTTCTATGAACGAGAGTCCCTTTACTAA
- the LOC132784917 gene encoding esterase B1 isoform X2, with translation MKTEKPLPLIVFFFGGGFEKGDSSRDLHSPDYFMMRDVVVATVSYRVGPLGFLSLENPAAGVPGNAGLKDQLLAMKWITQNAASFNADPANVTAFGESAGAASVHYLMLNPNAAGLFHKAIMQSGNALCSWSLCPIPNLGRRLAENLGMKHVQQASDTKVLEFLQSVPGDKLVTPYLLSQAENLDDCVFQFGPVVEPYSSEDCVLLKPPIELVETAWGNSIPVLMSGTSFEGLLMYARVQLAPYLLTSLKGQPQHMLPLELKRSLPQALALTLGKRLRLLHFGDRPMDLQKDSVVAYCEYASYKVFWHPIMRTIKARLRASAAPTYLYRFDFDSSTFNHQRRKYCGDQLRGVAHIDDHSYIWYGDFSWKLDKHTAEFQTIERMIDILTTFAATSNPNCGSVQSSLPKNTHWPPLSKKFIVCLNISEEMKIIDLPEINKLKVWDSVYKAQA, from the exons ATGAAGACGGAGAAACCCTTGCCGTTGATTGTGTTCTTCTTTGGCGGCGGCTTTGAAAAGGGCGATTCCTCACGAGACTTGCACAGTCCGGACTATTTTATGATGCGCGATGTCGTTGTCGCTACGGTGTCGTATCGTGTGGGACCTTTAGGCTTTCTTAGCCTTGAGAATCCAGCTGCTGGTGTCCCTGGCAATGCGGGTCTAAAGGATCAACTTCTTGCCATGAAATGGATCACGCAGAATGCAGCCAGTTTCAATGCGGATCCCGCAAATGTAACCGCATTTGGCGAGAGTGCTGGCGCCGCCTCGGTGCACTATCTAATGCTGAATCCCAATGCCGCTGGACTCTTTCACAAGGCCATCATGCAGTCTGGAAATGCGCTGTGTTCCTGGTCTCTGTGTCCAATACCCAATTTGGGTCGTCGTCTCGCTGAGAACTTGGGAATGAAGCATGTGCAACAGGCATCGGACACAAAAGTGTTGGAATTTCTGCAGAGCGTGCCTGGTGACAAACTAGTGACACCGTATCTACTCAGTCAAGCCGAAAACTTAGACGATTGTGTCTTCCAGTTTGGCCCTGTGGTCGAACCTTATAGCAGCGAGGACTGCGTGCTGCTCAAGCCTCCCATTGAATTGGTGGAAACAGCTTGGGGCAATAGCATTCCAGTTCTAATGAGTGGCACCTCGTTTGAGGGTCTTCTCATGTACGCCCGCGTCCAATTGGCGCCTTATCTGCTTACCAGTCTCAAAGGTCAACCGCAGCATATGTTGCCACTGGAGCTGAAGCGTTCGTTGCCCCAGGCATTAGCGCTAACGCTAGGCAAGCGGCTGAGGCTGCTGCACTTTGGAGACAGGCCCATGGATTTACAAAAAGACAGTGTCGTTGCCTATTGTGAG TATGCTAGTTACAAGGTCTTTTGGCATCCTATTATGCGGACTATCAAGGCACGTCTTCGAGCTTCTGCGGCACCCACATATCTATATCGCTTTGACTTTGATTCATCCACATTCAATCATCAGAGACGCAAGTATTGCGGTGATCAATTGCGCGGAGTAGCCCATATTGATGATCATTCTTATATTTGGTACGGCGACTTCTCGTGGAAATTGGACAAACATACAGCCGAGTTTCAAACCATTGAACGTATGATTGATATTCTAACCACATTTGCGGCCACATCAAATCCGAATTGCGGTAGTGTTCAATCGAGTTTACCCAAGAACACCCATTGGCCACCGTTGTCTAAGAAGTTCATTGTCTGCCTTAATATTTCGGAGGAAATGAAAATCATCGATCTTCCCGAGATCAATAAGTTAAAGGTCTGGGATAGTGTCTACAAAGCTCAGGCATAA